The genomic window TCACGCAGCAGGAGAGCGGGGGATACCCCGAGGGCGGGCGATGGGCGATTGGATCAGGCACAGCCTGGGCAACAAGATCCTGGCAGCGGTTTCCGTGTGCATCGTGCTGGTCATGGCCGCAGAGATCGCGCTGCGGCTCAACTTCGGCCGGAGCGATCGGATCGAGATCACCAGGACCCTGTCCATGGACCTGGCCGCGGCCACCTACGCCGGCATCCGCTACCCCATGTCGGTGGGGGACAACGAGGCGGTCAAGCATGCCCTGGCCGATATCCGGCAGGATATGGCGGACGTGGAGGTCTATGTCTGCGACGACCGGGGCCGCATCGTCTGGTCCACCCACAGCGACACCGCCCAGTCCCACCTGTCGGCGGTGCTGGCCGGCCCCGAGGCCCTGGCCGCGGTGGCGGCGATGCTGGAGCAGGGCCGGCCGCCGGACTGCTCCTTCGACGACACCTCCCACGGGAAGAAGGCCCTGGTCACGATGCTGCCGATCAGGAACCGCTCGGAATGCGTCCACTGCCATGGCGAATCCCGGCCGATTCTGGGCGGCATGGTGGTGCGGACCGATTTCCAGCACAGCATCGAGCGGATGACCGCCGGCAGCATCCGGACTGTGCTGGTCACCATGGTCGGCATTGCCGCCCTCATTATCCTGATCTCCTTCCAGATCCGGAAGCTGGTGCGCCTGCCGGTGGCGAACCTGGTCCAGGGGGCCGGCGCAGTGGCCAGCGGCGACCTGGATGTGGTCATCCCCGTGACCTCCTTGGACGAGCTGGGTGGTCTGGCCAAGTCCTTCAACCAGATGACCGGGGAGCTGCGAGCGGCCCGCGGGGAGATCGAGCGCTGGACCCATTCCCTGGAGGAGCTGGTGGAGGAGCGGACTACCCAGCTCAAGAAGGCCCAGGAAGGGGCGATCCAGGCGGAGAAGATGGCCTCCATCGGCCGCATGGCCGCCATTGTCGCCCATGAGATCAACAACCCGATCTCAGGCATCCGCACCTACGCCCGGCTGCTGCTGAAGAAGCAGGGGGAGATCTTCGTCCCGGGCATCAGCCCCAACCTGATCCGCTACCTGGAGACCATCGAAAGCGAGGCGGTGCGCTGCGGGGAGATCGTGAAGAGCCTTCTGCAGTTCTCCCGGCCCACCCGCCTGCAGCTGGCGCCACAGCGGCTGGCGCCGCTCATCGCCGAGGCGGTGGGGCTGGTGCAGCCCCAGCTGGAGGCGACCGGCTGCCGGGTGGACCAGGTGGCGCCTGTTGAAGGGCTCATGGTGGCGTGCGATCCGCAGCGCCTCAAACAGGCCCTGGTGGCCATTCTCATCAACGCCACCAACGCCGTCGTGAAGGATCAGGGGGTCATCGAGGTGGGGTGTCAGGTGCGAGGCGACGGCCAGACCGTGGCGGTGGCGATCCGGGACAACGGGGCCGGCATGGACGAGGAGACGAGGCAGCGCATGTTCGAGCCCTTCTTCACCACCAAGCTGGACCAGCTCAAGGAGAACGCCGGTCCCAACATCGGCCTGGGGCTGACCGTGGTGGACGAGATCGTCCGGCTGCATGGCGGCGAGATCCAGGTCCAGTCCCAGAAAGGCGCCGGCACCACCATCACCATCATCCTGCCCCTGGCCTTGTCTGCCGTCACTTCCGGAGCCCATACTTCTTGATCTTGTTGTACAGGGTGACCCGGTCGATCTTCAGCTCCTCCGCTGCCCGGCTGATGTTCCATTCGTTCAGCTCCAGGACCCGGGCGATGTGGACCCGTTGCGCACCGTCCAGGGAGAGGTCGGAGATCTCGGCCGGTCTCTTCTCGGGCCGGCGCAGGGTGATGGGCAGGTCAAAGGGCTCGATCAGGCTCCCTTTGCTCACCACCACCGCCCGCTCGATGGCGTTCTCCAGCTCCCGGACGTTGCCCGGCCAGTCGTAAGCCTGGAGCAGCGCCATCGCCTCCTGGTTGATCCCCTTGATATTCCGTGCCATCTGCCGGCTGTAGGCGGCGAGGAAATGGCTGGCCAGAACCGGGATATCCCCCCGCCGCTCCCTAAGCGGAGGGATCTCGATGACAAAGACATTCAAGCGGTAGTAGAGGTCGGACCGGAATTCCTCCCGCTCCATGGCGGCGGTGAGATCCTTGTTGGTCGCAGCGATGATCCTGAAGTCGGCCCGGATCTCCTTGCTGCCGCCTACCCGGTAGAAGCGCTTGTCCTCCAGGACCCGCAGGAACTCCATCTGGATCTTGGGGGAGATGTTGCCGATCTCGTCCAGGAAGATGGTGCCGCCGTCCGCCATCTCGAACTTGCCCTTCCGGGCCTGGTGGGCGCCGGTGAAGGCGCCCTTCTCGTGGCCGAAGAGCTCGCTTTCCAGGATCGTCTCCGGCAGGGCACCGCAGTTGATGGTGACCAGGGGGGCGTAGCGGCGCTGGCTGTTGACATGGATGGCCCGGGCCACCAGCTCCTTGCCGGTGCCGCTCTCCCCCCGGATGAGCACCGTGGAATCCACCTCGGCCACGGCGCGCACCTGCTCCAGGACCTGGACGACGGCGGGGCTGTCACCAATGATCTCGTCGGCGGAAAACGAAGTGGCGATGCTGGTCTTCAGGCGGTGCGTCTCGTCCACCAGCCGTTTGCGCTCGATGGCGTTCCGGACCAGCATGGCCAGATGGTCCGGGTCGAAGGGCTTGGAGAGGTAGTCGTAAGCGCCGCTCTTCATGGCCTGGACCGCCGAGTCCACCGAGGCGTAGGCGGTCATGATGATGATCACCCCGTCGGGCTGCGCCTCCTTGATCCGGTCCAGAAGCTCCATTCCCCCCATGCCGGGCATCCGGAGGTCCACGAAGAAGATGTCCCAGTCCCGCTCCACCAGGCGGCGGAGCGCCTCCTCGCCGCTGGCCGCCACCCCCACCTCGTAGCCCTCGTCCGAGAGCCAGGCCTGCAGGGAATCCCGGATGGAGAACTCGTCGTCCACCACCAGGATGGTGATGTCGCTGTTGCTGCGCTCCTGGGCCACGGTCATCCTCCTTCATGCCATGCTTCCCATGCTTCCCATGCTTCCCATGGGGCACTTGGTGTTATGGGAGGTGTGGGAGTCATGGGAAGCATGGGCATGGGGGAGCGGGGCGGCTGGGCTTAACGGATCTGCTCGTAGAAGTGCCTGAGATCCTCGGCCAGGAAGCGGTCGAGCCGGGCCTGGTGGCGGGCATGGCTGGCGGCAAGGTCCCCCAGGCCGGCCTGGGCCAGGAGGTCCTGCACCCGGGACCGGACCCGTTCCCAGAGGTGCTGGCGGTACGGGGTGTCCAGGCTGACCAGGCCTTCGGGCTG from Thermodesulfobacteriota bacterium includes these protein-coding regions:
- a CDS encoding ATP-binding protein; this translates as MGDWIRHSLGNKILAAVSVCIVLVMAAEIALRLNFGRSDRIEITRTLSMDLAAATYAGIRYPMSVGDNEAVKHALADIRQDMADVEVYVCDDRGRIVWSTHSDTAQSHLSAVLAGPEALAAVAAMLEQGRPPDCSFDDTSHGKKALVTMLPIRNRSECVHCHGESRPILGGMVVRTDFQHSIERMTAGSIRTVLVTMVGIAALIILISFQIRKLVRLPVANLVQGAGAVASGDLDVVIPVTSLDELGGLAKSFNQMTGELRAARGEIERWTHSLEELVEERTTQLKKAQEGAIQAEKMASIGRMAAIVAHEINNPISGIRTYARLLLKKQGEIFVPGISPNLIRYLETIESEAVRCGEIVKSLLQFSRPTRLQLAPQRLAPLIAEAVGLVQPQLEATGCRVDQVAPVEGLMVACDPQRLKQALVAILINATNAVVKDQGVIEVGCQVRGDGQTVAVAIRDNGAGMDEETRQRMFEPFFTTKLDQLKENAGPNIGLGLTVVDEIVRLHGGEIQVQSQKGAGTTITIILPLALSAVTSGAHTS
- a CDS encoding sigma-54 dependent transcriptional regulator, whose amino-acid sequence is MAQERSNSDITILVVDDEFSIRDSLQAWLSDEGYEVGVAASGEEALRRLVERDWDIFFVDLRMPGMGGMELLDRIKEAQPDGVIIIMTAYASVDSAVQAMKSGAYDYLSKPFDPDHLAMLVRNAIERKRLVDETHRLKTSIATSFSADEIIGDSPAVVQVLEQVRAVAEVDSTVLIRGESGTGKELVARAIHVNSQRRYAPLVTINCGALPETILESELFGHEKGAFTGAHQARKGKFEMADGGTIFLDEIGNISPKIQMEFLRVLEDKRFYRVGGSKEIRADFRIIAATNKDLTAAMEREEFRSDLYYRLNVFVIEIPPLRERRGDIPVLASHFLAAYSRQMARNIKGINQEAMALLQAYDWPGNVRELENAIERAVVVSKGSLIEPFDLPITLRRPEKRPAEISDLSLDGAQRVHIARVLELNEWNISRAAEELKIDRVTLYNKIKKYGLRK